A single Gemmatimonadota bacterium DNA region contains:
- a CDS encoding tetratricopeptide repeat protein codes for MTGRPRARFLLLLFGLLLGGCVGSDRATAQGPEGAAALLQEGNYDEAISLLERERAAAPGPQSTRALASVFLEAGRYDDAEALLRDASEGTDDAELQLLLGRSLLQRGHLDEADRVFAAAAAGTGGAALLAEMHRGEILLRRGEREAALALFDRFIDVYNNSSSLGSRELQAVAAAVAHLGITNPALYQDALMAYDEAIAADPENLEAHLELGFLFLERYNIPDAIASFREVLRRRSRQPMALYGLAEAAYLEGSEEGAPLLDEALSANPNLVPALILRARSQLGAEEVEATERDLASALDVDPTATQALAVLAATRLLQGETEDFESIVDRALRMNPRDAAFFVTAGELASRGRFYEEAAELAVKGIGLDTLAWDAYGTLGMNLLRLGAMEEGRANLEIAFDGDPYNVWYKNTLDLLDTMEGFESYSSDRIRVYVDPEDGEGLALYMLDVAERAYAELAERYGYAPTPPIRVEAFRRSGDFSVRTFGLTGIGALGVSFGNVLAMDSPAARGTEGFHWASTLWHEMAHAFHLGMTDHRVPRWFSEGLAVHEERRAGPGWGMRPSIPFFAAYEEGELRSPSELSQSFVRPRSPDEVGFAYIMGSLVMLWIEEEWGADAILGMLEGYRNRTSPDEVIRSRLDLSLAEFDRGFDAWLRDRYSGGFAAARAALELRETGPQQRGDVDWLRERVAQAPNDVEARIALAAVHFDEERYREAIAPLLEARDIFPENPDPRGPNRFLAEVYRELGDSDAAVEALVEHLAQAAGDYRAQLLLADLFEERNDSERAVGALEEAINVYPFEIPVHERLALLYREIGNAGGEVRERKAILALDPVDRAGALYELALAQLRDGDRGGARTSVMGALELAPRFPEAQDLLLEIMQGGAPNGR; via the coding sequence ATGACCGGCCGTCCTCGCGCACGTTTTCTCCTCCTCCTCTTCGGACTCCTTCTCGGCGGATGCGTCGGGAGCGACCGCGCGACCGCGCAGGGGCCGGAGGGGGCCGCGGCCCTTCTGCAGGAGGGCAACTACGACGAGGCCATCTCCCTCCTCGAGCGGGAGCGCGCCGCGGCACCCGGCCCCCAGTCCACCCGCGCCCTCGCCTCGGTTTTCCTCGAGGCAGGCCGTTACGACGACGCCGAGGCGCTGCTGAGGGATGCCTCGGAAGGGACGGACGATGCCGAACTCCAGCTCCTCCTGGGCCGATCGTTGTTGCAGCGCGGCCATCTCGATGAAGCGGATCGGGTGTTCGCCGCGGCGGCGGCGGGAACGGGGGGGGCAGCGCTCCTAGCCGAGATGCACCGGGGGGAGATCCTCCTTCGCCGGGGAGAGCGGGAGGCGGCGCTCGCGCTCTTCGATCGATTCATAGACGTCTACAACAACTCGTCCTCTCTCGGGTCGCGCGAGCTCCAGGCGGTGGCGGCCGCGGTGGCTCACCTCGGCATCACGAACCCGGCACTCTACCAGGACGCCCTGATGGCCTACGACGAGGCGATCGCGGCGGACCCCGAAAATCTCGAGGCGCATCTCGAGCTCGGCTTCCTCTTCCTGGAGCGGTACAACATCCCCGACGCGATCGCGTCCTTTCGCGAGGTGCTTCGCCGGCGTTCCCGCCAACCGATGGCGCTCTACGGGCTCGCCGAAGCGGCATACCTCGAGGGCTCGGAGGAGGGCGCGCCCCTTTTGGACGAAGCCCTGAGCGCGAACCCCAATCTGGTCCCCGCCCTGATTCTCCGCGCCCGGAGCCAGCTCGGGGCCGAGGAGGTCGAGGCTACCGAGCGCGACCTCGCGTCGGCGCTCGATGTGGACCCGACCGCGACCCAGGCGCTCGCCGTACTTGCGGCGACCCGCCTCCTCCAGGGGGAGACCGAGGACTTCGAGTCCATCGTGGACCGCGCGCTCAGGATGAACCCGCGCGACGCGGCTTTTTTCGTCACCGCGGGCGAGCTCGCCTCGCGGGGAAGGTTCTACGAGGAGGCCGCCGAGCTCGCCGTGAAGGGCATCGGGCTAGACACGCTCGCCTGGGACGCATATGGGACTCTGGGGATGAACCTGCTTCGCCTCGGAGCGATGGAGGAGGGGCGCGCCAACCTGGAGATTGCCTTCGATGGAGACCCTTACAACGTCTGGTACAAGAACACCCTCGACCTCCTCGACACGATGGAGGGGTTCGAGTCGTACAGCTCTGACCGGATCCGCGTTTACGTGGACCCTGAAGACGGTGAAGGGCTCGCGCTTTACATGCTCGACGTCGCGGAACGGGCTTACGCGGAGCTGGCCGAGCGGTACGGGTACGCACCAACGCCACCGATCCGCGTCGAGGCGTTCCGGCGGAGCGGCGACTTCTCCGTCCGCACCTTCGGGCTCACCGGGATCGGCGCACTCGGTGTGAGCTTCGGAAACGTCCTCGCCATGGATTCGCCGGCGGCGCGAGGGACCGAGGGATTCCATTGGGCCTCCACCCTCTGGCACGAGATGGCCCATGCCTTCCACCTGGGGATGACGGATCACCGCGTACCTCGGTGGTTCAGCGAAGGCCTGGCGGTGCACGAGGAGCGGCGGGCCGGCCCGGGCTGGGGGATGCGTCCTTCCATTCCCTTCTTCGCGGCTTACGAGGAGGGCGAGCTTCGCTCGCCGAGCGAGCTAAGCCAGAGCTTCGTCCGGCCGCGAAGCCCGGATGAGGTCGGGTTCGCGTACATCATGGGCTCGCTGGTCATGCTCTGGATCGAGGAGGAGTGGGGAGCCGACGCGATCCTCGGAATGCTGGAGGGATATCGCAACCGGACGAGTCCCGACGAAGTGATCCGGAGTCGGTTGGACCTGAGTCTCGCGGAATTCGACCGCGGCTTCGACGCCTGGCTTCGCGACCGATACTCCGGGGGGTTCGCCGCGGCGCGCGCGGCACTGGAGCTTCGGGAGACTGGGCCCCAGCAGCGAGGGGATGTCGACTGGCTCAGGGAGCGGGTGGCGCAAGCCCCGAACGATGTGGAAGCTCGTATCGCGCTCGCGGCGGTCCACTTCGATGAGGAGCGTTACCGGGAGGCGATCGCCCCCCTCTTGGAGGCGCGCGACATTTTCCCGGAAAATCCGGATCCCAGGGGACCGAATCGATTCCTCGCGGAGGTCTACCGGGAGCTTGGTGATTCGGACGCGGCCGTGGAGGCCCTCGTCGAGCACCTCGCCCAGGCGGCCGGCGACTACCGGGCCCAGCTCCTTCTGGCCGATCTCTTCGAGGAACGGAACGACTCGGAACGAGCGGTCGGTGCACTCGAAGAGGCGATCAACGTCTATCCATTCGAGATCCCGGTGCACGAGCGGCTCGCGCTCCTTTACCGGGAGATCGGGAATGCAGGCGGTGAGGTGAGGGAGCGGAAGGCGATTCTCGCGCTGGATCCGGTGGACCGGGCCGGCGCCCTCTATGAGTTGGCGCTGGCGCAGCTCCGCGACGGGGATCGAGGTGGGGCGAGGACGAGCGTGATGGGTGCGCTGGAACTCGCCCCCCGCTTCCCCGAGGCTCAGGACCTCCTCCTCGAGATCATGCAGGGGGGCGCGCCGAACGGCCGGTGA
- a CDS encoding MoxR family ATPase, translating into MRTEATRVDDRDDIDLADRMRSSREEILREVAKRIVGQEDVLEQVLLSLFVGGNSLLLGVPGLAKTMIVQTMAEVLDLNFSRIQFTPDLMPSDITGTEILQEDNTTNRRELVFRPGPIFANIVLADEINRTPPKTQAALLEAMQEHRVTVQGTTYTLEEPFFVFATQNPIELEGTYPLPEAQLDRFMFEVIIDHLPEDLELGVVTQTTGVTGEVPQRVVSREDLVAFQQLVRRVPVSEPVARYALSLVRATRPSESANREFIKNWVAYGASVRAAQYLVLGGKARALTFGRFAVHFEDIRALMHPVLRHRILSNFQAQSEGITTDRIIDLLIESVPQPKSGM; encoded by the coding sequence GTGAGAACGGAAGCAACGCGGGTGGACGACCGGGACGACATTGATCTCGCCGACCGGATGAGATCGAGCCGCGAGGAGATCCTCAGAGAGGTCGCGAAGAGGATCGTCGGGCAGGAGGACGTGCTCGAACAGGTCCTCCTCTCCCTCTTCGTGGGAGGAAACTCCCTCCTCCTCGGGGTTCCAGGCCTCGCGAAGACGATGATCGTCCAGACGATGGCGGAGGTGCTGGACCTGAACTTCTCCCGGATCCAGTTCACTCCGGACCTCATGCCCTCGGACATCACCGGGACGGAAATCCTCCAGGAGGACAACACGACGAATCGCCGGGAGCTCGTGTTCCGCCCTGGGCCGATCTTCGCCAACATCGTCCTCGCGGACGAGATCAACCGGACCCCGCCGAAGACCCAGGCGGCACTCCTCGAGGCGATGCAGGAACACCGTGTCACCGTGCAGGGAACGACTTACACGCTCGAAGAGCCCTTCTTCGTCTTTGCGACTCAGAATCCGATCGAGCTCGAAGGGACCTATCCGCTCCCCGAGGCGCAGCTCGACCGCTTCATGTTCGAGGTGATCATCGACCACCTCCCGGAGGACCTGGAGCTCGGCGTGGTGACCCAGACGACAGGGGTCACGGGCGAGGTACCCCAGCGCGTGGTCTCCCGCGAAGACCTCGTCGCCTTTCAGCAGCTCGTCCGGCGCGTCCCCGTTTCGGAACCCGTTGCGCGCTACGCGTTGAGCCTGGTGCGTGCCACGCGCCCGTCGGAGAGCGCGAACCGGGAGTTCATCAAGAACTGGGTCGCCTACGGCGCCAGCGTCCGCGCGGCCCAGTACCTCGTCCTGGGCGGGAAAGCGCGCGCCCTCACCTTCGGGCGCTTCGCGGTCCATTTCGAGGACATTCGCGCCCTGATGCATCCGGTCCTGCGCCACCGCATTCTCTCGAACTTCCAGGCGCAGTCGGAGGGAATCACCACGGACCGGATCATTGACCTCCTGATCGAATCCGTGCCGCAGCCGAAGTCCGGGATGTAA
- a CDS encoding DUF58 domain-containing protein has translation MSVGHGWGRGQVGPGARFLDPVVLQRIGSLELVARSVVEGFMQGLHPSPFLGQSVDFAEHRPYTVGDDPRRVDWRVYARTGRYYVKEFEAETNTNFTVYMDTSRSMAFGEPVTKLDYGKFLAASLAFLARRQGDRVGCITFDRGVRDVVPCSARHLERVLLAISRAKAERSGDLAPALRDATGRRGRKGIIAIVSDLYVEPEELRLPIRRLREMGNDVMVFHILDPAERELPYEGPFTLEDMETGEVLPLVPKELKEEYRNLVTAHVAKVAKVLAGSGADHILADTSRPLDQALFHYLLARQYRKRSGRWASPS, from the coding sequence ATGAGCGTCGGACACGGTTGGGGCCGGGGGCAGGTCGGGCCAGGGGCCCGTTTCCTCGACCCCGTCGTCCTCCAGCGGATCGGAAGCCTCGAGCTCGTGGCACGGAGCGTCGTGGAGGGCTTCATGCAGGGGCTCCACCCCTCCCCCTTTCTCGGGCAGTCCGTGGACTTCGCGGAACACCGCCCCTACACGGTCGGCGACGATCCACGGCGGGTGGACTGGCGCGTTTATGCGCGCACGGGCCGGTACTACGTAAAGGAGTTCGAGGCCGAGACGAACACGAACTTCACCGTCTACATGGATACCTCGCGCTCCATGGCGTTCGGGGAGCCGGTGACGAAGCTCGACTACGGGAAATTCCTCGCGGCCAGCCTCGCCTTCCTCGCGAGGCGGCAGGGAGACCGGGTCGGGTGCATCACCTTCGACCGGGGAGTGCGCGACGTCGTCCCCTGCTCCGCACGGCATCTGGAGCGAGTCCTCCTCGCGATCAGCCGCGCGAAGGCGGAGCGCTCCGGCGACCTCGCCCCCGCGCTCCGGGACGCAACGGGTCGGCGAGGCCGGAAGGGGATCATTGCGATCGTCAGCGATCTCTACGTGGAGCCGGAAGAGCTTCGGCTCCCGATCAGGCGTCTTCGCGAGATGGGGAACGACGTCATGGTCTTCCACATCCTCGATCCCGCCGAACGCGAGCTCCCGTACGAAGGTCCCTTCACCCTCGAGGACATGGAGACGGGAGAAGTCCTTCCACTCGTCCCCAAGGAGCTGAAGGAAGAGTACCGGAATCTCGTGACGGCGCACGTCGCGAAGGTGGCGAAGGTCCTCGCGGGCTCCGGGGCGGACCATATCCTGGCGGATACTTCGCGGCCCCTCGACCAGGCCCTTTTCCACTACCTACTCGCGCGACAGTATCGTAAGCGCAGCGGACGATGGGCCTCTCCTTCCTGA
- a CDS encoding BatA domain-containing protein, protein MGLSFLTPLFLAGLLAISVPIFIHLIRRHQGKKLDFPSLMFLRQLPVRSVKRLRVRDWPLLLLRAAALALIVLAFARPVLQIGAQEEGVGGDGLREVVVVLDRSWSMTRGDRWDDALGEARDVLNGLVAPDRVALVVFDASGRVVVEPTLEPGRVAAALDTIRAGWGGTQVGAGLQAARGILEASERSRREVVLISDFQLRGWEEGVHEQLPAGTTLVPVDVGDDGIGSLIVSDVTLEHSFFEGRQRVHPQVRIIRSGAEAPSQARVALEMDGREVESRTVELPTEGAVAVAFEPITLPDAGVRGAVRLEPQGAAAEEPFRFFFSPQQVLSILLVEGANAGAGNNPYLRSALSIGGGQAVQVRTRAGGQVTAADLQGTDVAVFSDVPLPSGASGSLLRAFIRQGGGLVIATGAASTPATWESDWDEFLPGEVGMPVDRNPLRGGTLTGVDRDHPIFSPFTALAGSGLGGPRFYRYRTLVLPPEAPAQPTPGGGVEEGARPDVPLVIARFDDGAPALAERTVGLGHVLLWTSTLDNSWTDFPIHPVFLPVVQEMARYAASEREAEPYFTVGQPLDAEFLLTEAGAPAPVARPGEAPVPAPLAILVGPDGVGAELGGEAGDLVQLPVPGFYEVRLGEDGADGTRTFAANPDVAEADPTRIDPQELILAVAPGSGSGGEGAEPADDALGNAAAAATLLQEGERRQGAWRFFLLGAVLLLVSEALVASRTRPLNRALLEE, encoded by the coding sequence ATGGGCCTCTCCTTCCTGACCCCCCTCTTCCTCGCCGGGCTCCTCGCGATCTCGGTGCCGATCTTCATCCACCTGATCCGCAGGCATCAGGGGAAGAAACTCGACTTCCCTTCCCTGATGTTCCTGCGCCAGCTCCCGGTGCGGTCGGTGAAACGGCTCCGGGTCCGCGATTGGCCCCTCCTCCTCCTCCGCGCGGCCGCGCTCGCCCTGATCGTCCTGGCTTTCGCGCGCCCGGTCCTTCAGATCGGCGCGCAGGAAGAGGGCGTCGGAGGCGACGGGCTCCGAGAAGTCGTCGTGGTCCTCGACCGGTCCTGGAGCATGACGCGCGGCGATCGTTGGGATGACGCACTCGGTGAGGCGCGTGACGTCCTGAACGGGTTGGTGGCGCCCGATCGGGTGGCTCTCGTCGTCTTCGACGCGTCGGGGCGGGTGGTCGTCGAACCGACCCTCGAGCCCGGTCGGGTGGCCGCGGCCCTCGACACGATCCGGGCCGGCTGGGGGGGCACGCAGGTGGGCGCGGGGCTTCAGGCCGCGCGCGGGATTCTCGAGGCCTCGGAGCGGTCGCGCAGGGAAGTCGTCCTGATCTCCGACTTCCAGCTTCGGGGTTGGGAAGAGGGCGTGCATGAACAACTCCCGGCGGGAACCACTCTTGTCCCGGTGGATGTCGGGGACGACGGGATCGGCTCGCTCATCGTGTCGGACGTGACCCTGGAGCATTCCTTCTTCGAAGGGCGCCAAAGGGTGCATCCGCAGGTGCGGATCATCCGGAGCGGCGCGGAGGCGCCCTCCCAGGCCCGGGTCGCTCTGGAAATGGACGGTCGCGAGGTGGAGTCGCGGACGGTCGAGCTTCCCACGGAAGGCGCGGTCGCCGTGGCCTTCGAGCCGATCACCCTTCCGGATGCCGGAGTCCGTGGCGCGGTGAGGCTGGAGCCGCAGGGAGCGGCGGCCGAAGAGCCGTTCCGCTTCTTCTTCTCTCCGCAACAGGTACTCTCGATCCTCCTGGTCGAGGGGGCGAACGCGGGCGCGGGGAACAACCCGTACCTACGCAGCGCCCTTTCGATCGGGGGCGGCCAGGCCGTCCAGGTGCGCACGCGGGCCGGGGGCCAGGTCACCGCCGCCGATCTCCAGGGGACCGACGTCGCCGTTTTCAGCGATGTCCCGCTCCCCTCAGGGGCCTCGGGATCGCTCCTGCGCGCCTTCATCCGGCAGGGGGGAGGTCTCGTCATCGCGACGGGCGCGGCGAGCACCCCCGCGACCTGGGAGTCGGACTGGGACGAGTTCCTTCCGGGGGAAGTCGGGATGCCGGTGGACCGGAATCCCCTCCGCGGCGGAACGCTCACGGGTGTGGACCGCGACCACCCGATCTTTTCTCCTTTTACGGCGCTCGCGGGGAGCGGCCTCGGAGGCCCGCGATTCTACCGTTATCGGACCCTCGTGCTCCCTCCCGAGGCGCCGGCCCAGCCGACGCCAGGCGGAGGGGTGGAAGAGGGCGCCCGTCCGGATGTCCCGCTGGTGATCGCGCGCTTCGACGACGGGGCGCCGGCGCTCGCGGAGCGCACGGTAGGCCTCGGACACGTGCTTCTCTGGACCTCCACGCTCGACAACAGCTGGACCGACTTCCCGATTCACCCGGTCTTTCTTCCGGTGGTTCAGGAGATGGCCCGGTACGCCGCCTCGGAACGGGAGGCCGAGCCCTACTTCACCGTGGGGCAGCCGCTCGACGCCGAATTTCTCCTCACCGAGGCGGGAGCCCCCGCGCCGGTCGCGCGGCCGGGCGAGGCCCCAGTTCCCGCACCCCTGGCGATCCTGGTGGGTCCCGACGGCGTCGGAGCCGAGTTGGGCGGCGAGGCGGGCGATCTCGTCCAGCTCCCCGTGCCCGGGTTCTACGAGGTCCGTCTGGGGGAAGACGGGGCGGACGGAACGCGCACCTTCGCCGCGAATCCGGATGTCGCGGAAGCCGATCCGACGCGGATCGATCCCCAGGAGTTGATCCTCGCGGTCGCACCGGGGTCGGGGAGCGGGGGCGAAGGAGCGGAGCCGGCCGACGACGCGCTGGGCAACGCGGCGGCCGCCGCCACCCTCTTACAGGAAGGAGAGCGCCGCCAGGGCGCGTGGCGGTTTTTCCTCCTCGGGGCGGTCCTCCTTCTCGTGAGCGAGGCCCTGGTGGCGAGCCGAACCCGACCGCTGAACCGGGCCTTGTTGGAAGAGTAG
- a CDS encoding DUF4175 family protein, whose product MNHRVGGSERRELRDVVRTVRRRWRIRNALRGGLLTVISAVVALLVVSFAMDRWTGSQAAATVFALVLYLGVAWVAVRTLFRPIFRKLTDLQVAHYLEENEPALRAEILTAVGAMEEQKLERTVLLDGLIRAAVLRAREVEGGLRVDREPLKRLSWVNAGVAAVLLAFLLVDPLGFRESLPDLARPWTAVEAASPLAIQLNPGDTSVARGAELRIGAEAQGFAPEQVDVVYRSESEAQWARWPMLASAEGTAAYEFVFFRVDEPVEYYVESEGIRSGTHTISVVDLPYVSQLEIEIHHPAYTGRAPDILEFGGDIVVLRGTRVVVRAHPTIAVPSGKIVLEEVGEVALAAGAEGVLQGEFVVERAGFYRIELQDDAGQIHRGTPDHLIDLVQDLPPLVSFARPARDVRVTSIEEVFVQVEASDDHGIAMLELVYSVNAGEEQTIALLNDSGTRLEEVSAGHTFFLEELELQPGDLVSYYARALDNGPGAEEREARTDLFFVQIRPFSQDFRQAEQGPAGGGGGGGGGGGGDPLAGQFSQRQRDIVTATFNVDRDWRRSNPERLAEDIATIAQSQAALQGEVEAFLNELRPRLARMPVEMQQVAEILPVATEAMQAAALELIAQRPPEALPPEQRALQFLLRAEAVFREVQLQEQQAQQGGGGGQQNQPREDLADFFDLQMDRLRNQYEQLQQGERQQQSQQMDEAMQRLQELARRQQQEEERLRRAADQLQQGSAAGGESQRRLAEETEEAARQLERLAREQGSQELAEAARRLQEAADAMRQSAAARDARGLGQAAAAADALEEARRLLDRNQENQLGQAVEDVANRARQALQRQQAIEEAVSELPMEAGARQQAIPDIIEEKEALREEIQRLDEDLRQISRQSAAEDMEAERAFRDAAAAIRDGQLDDRIEYSQDLIPSPSMAERAQEFEQQISELVEEMNAQVQQGARALDGQGRAGDSELADRARDLIRGAESMAERTRQAAQQGQDGQQPEQRGLQPGQQGQQPGQGQQGEPQPGQGQQPGQGQQPGQQPGQGQQPGQGQQGQPDGQQPGQGQQGGQQNAGGGGPNGGVDAETVRQLQREAGARRADAEALRDAIRGRTDAGNFDWVDGLEFAIDRFSELQEARAYADPRDLADLQRELVEALRELDFALRREFATTGRESPMVAGSGDVPEEYRQSVEEYYRSLAGGSPR is encoded by the coding sequence ATGAACCACCGCGTGGGCGGAAGCGAACGGAGAGAGCTGCGAGACGTCGTCCGGACCGTGCGGCGCCGGTGGCGAATTCGAAATGCCCTCCGGGGAGGCCTTCTGACCGTCATTTCCGCGGTCGTCGCTCTCCTCGTCGTGAGCTTCGCGATGGACCGCTGGACCGGAAGCCAGGCCGCGGCGACGGTCTTCGCCCTGGTCCTATACCTCGGTGTCGCCTGGGTTGCCGTCCGCACGCTCTTCCGGCCGATTTTCCGGAAACTCACCGACCTACAGGTCGCGCATTATCTCGAGGAGAACGAACCCGCTCTCCGTGCCGAAATCCTCACCGCGGTGGGCGCGATGGAGGAGCAGAAGCTCGAGAGGACGGTTCTCCTCGACGGGCTCATCCGCGCCGCGGTGCTCAGGGCCCGGGAAGTCGAGGGTGGACTCCGCGTGGACCGGGAGCCACTGAAGCGACTTTCCTGGGTGAACGCGGGGGTCGCCGCGGTGCTCCTCGCCTTCCTCCTCGTGGATCCGCTCGGGTTCCGGGAGTCCCTCCCGGATCTCGCGCGCCCTTGGACCGCCGTGGAAGCCGCGAGCCCGCTCGCGATCCAGCTCAACCCGGGCGACACCTCCGTGGCGCGCGGCGCCGAGCTGCGCATCGGCGCCGAGGCCCAGGGATTCGCGCCGGAACAGGTGGACGTCGTCTACCGGAGCGAGTCCGAGGCGCAGTGGGCGCGGTGGCCGATGCTCGCGTCCGCGGAAGGGACGGCGGCGTACGAGTTCGTCTTTTTCCGCGTTGACGAGCCGGTCGAATATTACGTCGAATCCGAAGGGATCCGGTCCGGGACGCATACGATCTCCGTGGTGGACCTCCCCTACGTCTCGCAGCTCGAGATCGAGATCCATCACCCGGCCTATACGGGGCGGGCGCCGGACATCCTCGAGTTCGGGGGGGACATCGTCGTCCTTCGCGGAACCCGGGTGGTGGTGCGCGCGCACCCGACCATCGCGGTGCCTTCCGGGAAAATCGTCCTCGAGGAGGTGGGAGAGGTAGCGCTCGCCGCCGGGGCCGAGGGTGTGCTCCAGGGCGAGTTCGTCGTCGAGCGGGCCGGATTCTACCGGATCGAGCTCCAGGACGACGCGGGGCAGATCCATCGAGGGACCCCCGACCACCTGATCGATCTCGTCCAGGATCTCCCGCCCCTCGTCTCTTTCGCCCGCCCGGCGAGGGACGTTCGGGTGACTTCGATCGAGGAAGTCTTCGTCCAAGTGGAGGCGAGCGACGACCACGGGATCGCGATGCTCGAACTCGTCTATTCGGTGAACGCGGGCGAGGAGCAGACGATCGCGCTCCTCAACGACTCGGGAACCCGCCTCGAAGAAGTCTCCGCGGGGCACACCTTCTTCCTCGAGGAGCTCGAGCTCCAGCCCGGCGACCTCGTCTCCTACTACGCCCGCGCCCTGGACAATGGGCCCGGCGCGGAGGAGCGCGAAGCCCGCACGGACCTCTTCTTCGTGCAGATCCGGCCCTTCTCCCAGGACTTCCGCCAGGCCGAGCAGGGCCCGGCAGGCGGCGGGGGGGGCGGTGGAGGCGGCGGCGGTGGCGATCCCCTGGCCGGCCAATTCTCGCAGCGCCAGCGGGACATCGTCACGGCCACCTTCAACGTGGACCGTGACTGGCGGCGCTCGAATCCAGAACGGCTCGCCGAGGACATCGCCACGATCGCGCAGTCCCAGGCCGCGCTGCAGGGCGAGGTCGAAGCGTTCCTGAACGAGCTGCGGCCGCGGCTGGCGCGGATGCCAGTGGAGATGCAGCAGGTCGCCGAGATCCTCCCGGTTGCCACCGAAGCCATGCAGGCCGCCGCACTCGAGCTCATCGCCCAGCGCCCCCCCGAGGCGTTGCCACCCGAGCAGCGGGCGCTCCAGTTCCTCCTCCGGGCGGAAGCGGTCTTCCGCGAGGTGCAGCTCCAGGAGCAGCAGGCCCAGCAGGGCGGAGGCGGAGGCCAACAAAACCAGCCGCGCGAAGACCTCGCGGACTTCTTCGACCTCCAGATGGATCGGCTCCGGAACCAGTACGAGCAACTCCAGCAGGGGGAGCGCCAGCAGCAGAGCCAGCAGATGGACGAGGCGATGCAGCGGCTCCAGGAGCTCGCGCGCCGTCAGCAGCAGGAGGAGGAGCGCCTCAGGAGGGCCGCGGACCAGCTCCAACAGGGTTCGGCCGCGGGAGGAGAGAGCCAGCGTCGTCTCGCGGAGGAAACGGAAGAGGCCGCCCGCCAACTCGAACGGCTCGCCCGCGAGCAGGGGTCACAGGAGCTCGCGGAAGCGGCCCGACGGCTTCAGGAAGCCGCCGACGCGATGCGGCAGTCCGCCGCGGCGCGCGACGCCCGTGGCCTCGGCCAGGCCGCCGCGGCCGCCGACGCGCTCGAAGAGGCCCGTCGCCTCCTCGACCGAAATCAGGAGAACCAGCTCGGACAGGCCGTCGAGGACGTGGCGAACCGGGCCCGGCAGGCGCTTCAACGCCAACAGGCGATCGAGGAGGCCGTATCCGAGCTTCCGATGGAGGCGGGTGCGCGCCAGCAGGCGATCCCCGACATCATCGAGGAGAAAGAGGCGCTCCGGGAGGAGATCCAGCGCCTCGACGAAGACCTTCGCCAGATTTCACGCCAGTCCGCCGCCGAGGACATGGAGGCGGAGCGCGCTTTCCGCGACGCCGCCGCCGCGATCCGGGACGGGCAGTTGGACGATCGGATCGAATACTCCCAGGACCTCATTCCCTCGCCCTCGATGGCGGAACGGGCCCAGGAATTCGAGCAGCAGATCTCCGAGCTGGTCGAGGAGATGAACGCACAGGTTCAGCAGGGAGCGCGAGCCCTGGACGGGCAGGGCCGCGCCGGCGACTCCGAGCTCGCCGACCGGGCCCGCGACCTCATCCGCGGTGCCGAGTCCATGGCCGAACGCACGCGCCAGGCTGCCCAGCAGGGGCAGGACGGCCAGCAGCCGGAACAGCGTGGGCTCCAACCCGGCCAGCAGGGGCAACAGCCGGGCCAGGGGCAGCAGGGCGAGCCGCAGCCTGGACAGGGCCAACAGCCAGGTCAGGGCCAGCAGCCTGGCCAACAGCCGGGCCAGGGGCAGCAGCCCGGTCAAGGTCAGCAGGGTCAGCCCGACGGCCAGCAGCCCGGCCAGGGCCAACAGGGCGGGCAGCAGAACGCGGGCGGTGGTGGCCCGAACGGCGGTGTGGACGCGGAAACGGTCCGCCAGCTCCAGCGCGAGGCCGGTGCGCGCCGGGCCGACGCCGAGGCGCTCCGCGACGCGATCCGGGGCCGGACCGACGCCGGAAACTTTGACTGGGTGGACGGGCTCGAGTTCGCCATTGACCGTTTCAGCGAGCTCCAAGAGGCCCGCGCCTACGCCGATCCTCGCGACCTGGCCGACCTCCAGCGAGAGCTCGTCGAGGCGCTGAGGGAGCTCGACTTCGCGCTGCGCCGGGAGTTCGCCACGACCGGAAGGGAAAGCCCGATGGTCGCGGGCTCGGGTGACGTTCCCGAGGAGTATCGCCAGTCGGTGGAGGAGTATTACCGCTCACTGGCCGGCGGCTCCCCGCGGTGA